A single genomic interval of Daucus carota subsp. sativus chromosome 1, DH1 v3.0, whole genome shotgun sequence harbors:
- the LOC108217911 gene encoding uncharacterized protein LOC108217911, which yields MDDSNDLWINFPKYSQDYIKGIKEFIKNAFPKVAVGEEMLCPCRNCKNIKWKHRDIVYDHLICSGPLSLYANWIVEVSQYRVPDYECNDEAIDLENNIDFGDNLEKMLHRSNGLNSDTKKFYSHLEEGKLPLYQVCTNFSRLTFIVRLYSLKCVHGITESGFGDILELIKEAFPAANIPLSFNAAKSIIRDLGLDYKKIHACPNSCMLYWGENEKDEECKTCGLSRWVVVSKTSTNDNEAEKVPRKVAANVMRYFPLRPRLQRLFMCKDYSKLMSWHALGRKKDGKLRHPADAEAWKNMDALYPHFSSEYRNIRLGVASDGFNPFRSMNINHSTWPIVLVNYNLPPWLCMKIENLILSTLISGPESPKNSIDVYMQPLIALVLKHMMLLLIKHFVRS from the coding sequence ATGGATGACAGTAATGATCTTTGGATAAACTTTCCAAAGTACAGTCAGGATTATATAAAAGGGATCAAAGAGTTTATAAAAAATGCATTTCCCAAAGTGGCTGTAGGTGAAGAAATGTTATGCCCTTGTAGAAACTGTAAGAACATCAAGTGGAAACATCGAGATATTGTCTACGATCATCTCATATGCAGTGGTCCTCTTTCACTGTATGCAAACTGGATTGTAGAAGTTTCACAATATCGTGTCCCTGATTATGAATGTAATGATGAGGCTATAGACTTAGAAAACAATATAGATTTTGGTGATAATCTAGAAAAAATGTTGCATCGTAGTAATGGACTAAACTCTGATACTAAGAAATTTTATAGCCATCTGGAAGAGGGAAAGCTTCCCTTATATCAAGTCTGTACAAATTTTTCTAGATTAACTTTCATTGTCCGACTTTATTCCTTGAAGTGTGTTCATGGAATTACGGAATCGGGGTTTGGGGATATACTAGAATTAATCAAAGAAGCTTTTCCAGCGGCAAATATTCCCCTGTCCTTCAACGCTGCTAAGAGTATAATTAGAGATTTGGGTCTCGATTATAAAAAGATACACGCGTGTCCCAATAGTTGTATGCTTTATTGGGGTGAAAATGAGAAGGATGAAGAATGTAAAACATGTGGTCTGTCTAGGTGGGTTGTAGTTTCGAAGACAAGCACGAACGACAATGAAGCTGAGAAGGTGCCTCGTAAAGTCGCGGCAAATGTGATGCGCTATTTTCCACTAAGACCAAGGTTGCAGAGATTGTTTATGTGCAAAGACTATTCAAAACTTATGTCGTGGCATGCACTTGGACGTAAAAAGGATGGGAAACTTAGGCATCCTGCTGATGCAGAGGCTTGGAAGAACATGGATGCACTTTATCCCCATTTTTCGTCAGAATATAGGAACATCAGACTAGGTGTAGCATCGGATGGATTCAATCCTTTCCGTTCGATGAATATTAATCATAGTACATGGCCAATAGTTCTGGTAAATTACAATCTTCCTCCTTGGTTGTGTATGAAGATAGAAAACCTTATACTCTCAACGCTTATATCAGGTCCAGAATCCCCGAAGAATAGCATTGACGTGTACATGCAACCACTAATAGCATTGGTGTTGAAACATATGATGCTTCTACTGATCAAACattttgttaggtcctga
- the LOC108217905 gene encoding uncharacterized protein LOC108217905 — protein sequence MIHKIDELGSSAVDMDIPNATPKSTITSVRETSTRHVNSPFTGVLDNAEMLRSIAVDMDIPSATPKSTITSLHETWRSESCNSKFQRHDRSSRTPFADITNTVQRNTSHNNNDRVKGKGKKTEMESNNGIDKGKGKSVNLEDATLKEWSRNLFEEEFSTNPSRDSVLYDENLEETRCEPQILSDDSETDLENSHEVDDGDDLFDDESDVENDTENNNPNETKSQKRCTRGSKYLIPEEYATLGGPSKVCSSCNAMMWHEERVNKNVTKGQPLFSICCRKGEVKLPDPLPTPSYLDNLYKDLTRGPDFQRSIRIYNAMFAFTSAGGNVDHSINRGRGPYIYRLNGQNHHVFGSLIPDDGDTPKFCQLYIYDTTNEVNNRLRWVNVSDQQPVDAEIVEGLIRMLDNTNELAKKFRSARDRWENNDICDLKVELKVCRAENGRENHISASNEVAGIMVGSSSNTTPDRDIIIEPKFGKLKRVSYIHPKLMALQYPLLFPNGEDGYHDKIPFQSADLSNLKERDYISMKDYYAYRFHVRQNQSLTDRLGGRLFQQYVVDAFSSIEQTRLWWFRKNQTILRNELYSHICDSVRKGDLASSNVGKGVILPSGFVGSKRYMQQNFQDALAVCRHVGHPDIFLTMTTNPLWDEIQKMMQFLPGCKSENSPDIISRVFRLKLDQLTTDIKKKAYFGVCVGVSTVMYVVEFQKRGLPHVHMLIWLDSKSKIYLKNNVDKFVSAEIPDPVKDPVGYAAVKAFMIHGPCGLQNTKSPCMKGLKCIRHFPKKYSARTTFDESGFPIYRRRRQNITVKVRNAELDNQWVVPYNRDLLVKYQCHMNIEICCHARSLKYLFKYCLKGHDTATVHVTGRKKRSSVQNPGEGLDEIDAYFDGRYICGAESAYRIFGFPIHHRTISVERLPFHLPGQKNCTFHSSQPLDKVVDREKNRLSKLEAFFELCTVNVMAQQYTYQEIPEHFVWDDGHRKWNPRKRGFQIGRLSYTHHSSGEVWFMRLLLTKVRGPTSFKSLRTVNGKEYDSFRDACKEYGLLDDDREWHEVLNQCSSGGLPPQIRQLFVHIIVNCKVTDLFDLWTMHWKQMVDDIVLKRRRLNNDDSLMLDDKQLQFYALAEIDDLLRSIGKSLKNFPQLPQPPENYLNHGTNNLILEETNYNITEMERENQKLLSTMNEEQLNVYNAILDSVGKNEGGLYFVHGSGGCGKTFLWRTLISKLRSQGDIVLPVASSGIAATLMPGGRTAHSRFKIPIVLDELSVCAIGNKSDIAELIRHTKLIIWDEAPMQHRFAFECFDRSLRDIMKSSDPARAALPFGGITVVLGGDFRQILPVIPHGDRAEILGACITRSRLWNICKIFILKRNMRLNKGTSQSEIDEVNEFAKWVLQVGDGNVEGGEEAEKTFKEDGIQVPMKFCDLENDNSVENMIRSIYPDFVENSSNAKYLSDRAILTPTNQTVGHLNSLIVDMIPGDAVTYYSVDNAEDFAGTEDDLQSAFPIEYLNSLSIPGMPAHDLKLKVGVVVMLMRNLNQTLGLCNGTRMIVTKCLKYCVECEVISGTFIGTRHFIPRMELCPSDSVLPFKLVRKQMPLQICYAMTINKSQGQSLKTVGLFLPKPVFTHDQFYVAISRVTSPGGLKIFIDDDRGFPTNITQNVVYKEVFYALPR from the exons ATGATACACAAAATCGATGAATTAGGTTCATCTGCAGTAGATATGGACATTCCTAATGCAACTCCAAAGTCTACAATCACCTCTGTGCGCGAGACGT CGACTCGCCATGTTAATAGTCCATTTACTGGCGTTTTAGACAACGCTGAAATGCTACGGTCAATAGCAGTAGATATGGACATTCCATCTGCAACACCAAAGTCTACAATCACATCTCTGCACGAGACGT GGAGAAGTGAATCTTGCAATAGCAAATTCCAAAGACATGATCGATCAAGTAGAACTCCCTTTGCTGACATAACCAACACGGTGCAACGCAATACATCACATAACAATAATGACAGAGTTAAAGGAAAAGGGAAAAAAACAGAAATGGAGAGCAATAATGGAATAGACAAAGGGAAAGGCAAATCTGTTAATTTGGAGGATGCAACTCTTAAAGAGTGGAGTCGAAACCTGTTTGAGGAGGAATTTAGCACTAATCCTAGCCGTGACAGTGTCTTATATGATGAGAATTTGG AAGAGACAAGATGTGAACCTCAAATTTTATCGGATGATTCCGAGACTGACTTGGAAAATTCACACG AAGTTGATGATGGAGATGACCTGTTTGATGATGAAAGTGATGTAGAAAATGATACAG AGAATAACAATCCAAATGAAACCAAATCCCAGAAGCGGTGTACTCGTGGTTCCAAATACCTTATACCTGAGGAATATGCTACCCTTGGTGGCCCTTCAAAAGTATGCAGCTCGTGCAATGCTATGATGTGGCATGAGGAGCGTGTCAACAAGAACGTGACAAAAGGCCAACCACTGTTTTCTATATGTTGCAGAAAAGGAGAAGTTAAATTACCAGATCCATTGCCGACTCCAAGTTATCTGGATAATCTTTATAAAGATTTAACTAGAGGCCCAGATTTCCAAAGAAGCATCAGGATCTACAATGCTATGTTTGCCTTCACTTCTGCTGGTGGGAATGTTGACCATTCTATAAACAGAGGAAGGGGACCCTACATATATCGGCTAAATGGCCAAAATCACCACGTGTTTGGTTCTTTAATTCCTGATGATGGGGACACTCCCAAATTCTGTCAGCTCTACATATATGACACAACAAATGAGGTTAATAACCGTCTGCGTTGGGTGAATGTTTCTGATCAACAGCCTGTGGATGCGGAGATTGTAGAAGGATTGATTAGGATGCTTGATAATACTAATGAATTGGCGAAAAAGTTCCGCAGTGCACGTGATCGTTGGGAGAATAACGATATTTGCGATTTGAAAGTTGAACTTAAAGTATGTCGTGCTGAGAATGGGAGGGAAAATCATATCTCTGCTTCCAATGAAGTTGCTGGCATTATGGTTGGTTCTAGCTCAAACACTACTCCAGATCGTGATATAATTATTGAGCCGAAGTTTGGAAAGCTAAAACGGGTATCCTACATTCATCCAAAACTGATGGCACTACAATATCCTCTTCTTTTCCCAAATGGTGAAGACGGATACCATGACAAGATTCCATTTCAGAGTGCTGATTTGTCTAATCTTAAAGAGCGAGATTATATATCAATGAAAGATTATTACGCTTACCGGTTCCACGTCAGGCAAAATCAGT CTTTGACAGACCGTTTAGGTGGGAGGTTATTCCAGCAGTATGTTGTTGATGCCTTTTCTTCCATTGAACAGACACGTTTATGGTGGTTTCGGAAGAATCAAACAATTCTGCGCAATGAACTATACAGTCATATTTGTGATTCTGTTCGCAAAGGAGATTTGGCTTCATCTAATGTTGGCAAAGGTGTCATCTTACCATCTGGATTTGTAGGATCAAAACGATACATGCAACAAAACTTTCAGGACGCGCTAGCTGTGTGCCGCCATGTTGGTCACCCTGATATCTTCCTAACAATGACAACAAATCCATTGTGGGATGAAATTCAAAAGATGATGCAGTTTCTTCCGGGCTGTAAGTCTGAAAATTCACCGGATATCATATCTCGAGTGTTTCGCCTAAAATTAGACCAGCTGACCACAGATATAAAGAAGAAAGCATATTTTGGTGTTTGTGTTGGAG TTTCAACAGTTATGTATGTTGTAGAGTTTCAGAAACGAGGTCTTCCCCATGTGCATATGCTAATTTGGCTTGATAGTAAATCCAAGATTTATCTGAAAAACAATGTTGACAAATTCGTGTCTGCGGAGATACCTGATCCTGTTAAAGATCCTGTTGGATATGCTGCAGTGAAAGCTTTTATGATTCATGGTCCGTGCGGACTGCAAAACACTAAATCTCCCTGCATGAAAGGTCTTAAATGTATTAGGCATTTCCCTAAAAA GTACTCTGCCCGGACTACATTTGATGAAAGTGGGTTTCCTATTTACCGGAGGCGAAGACAGAACATAACTGTTAAAGTTCGTAATGCAGAGTTGGATAACCAATGGGTGGTCCCTTACAATCGCGATTTGTTGGTCAAGTATCAATGTCACATGAACATTGAGATTTGTTGCCATGCTCGGAGTCTGAAATACCTCTTTAAGTACTGTCTAAAGGGCCACGATACTGCAACTGTACATGTCACTGGAAGGAAGAAGAGAAGCTCAGTCCAGAATCCCGGTGAAGGTCTAGATGAAATTGATGCATACTTTGATGGTCGCTACATCTGTGGTGCAGAGTCGGCTTACCGGATTTTTGGTTTTCCTATACACCATCGCACAATTTCTGTGGAGCGACTGCCATTCCATTTACCAGGTCAAAAAAACTGCACATTCCATTCTAGCCAACCATTAGACAAGGTTGTTGATCGTGAGAAGAATAGGCTCAGCAAGTTGGAAGCATTTTTTGAGTTATGCACTGTTAATGTAATGGCTCAGCAATATACGTATCAAGAAATACCCGAGCATTTCGTTTGGGATGATGGCCATAGGAAATGGAATCCAAGGAAGAGAGGATTTCAAATTGGGCGACTATCCTACACACATCATAGCAGTGGTGAAGTTTGGTTTATGCGGCTTTTGCTAACCAAAGTACGTGGTCCAACTTCTTTCAAAAGTCTTAGGACTGTCAATGGAAAAGAGTATGATTCTTTTCGTGATGCTTGCAAAGAGTATGGATTGCTGGATGATGACAGGGAATGGCATGAGGTGTTAAATCAATGTTCGTCTGGTGGCTTACCTCCTCAAATCAGGCAGCTTTTTGTTCACATTATTGTCAACTGCAAGGTCACTGATTTATTTGATCTGTGGACTATGCACTGGAAGCAAATGGTCGATGATATCGTTTTAAAAAGGAGGCGTTTAAATAATGATGATAGTTTGATGCTGGATGACAAGCAGCTGCAATTTTATGCCCTTGCAG AGATTGATGATTTGCTCCGTTCAATAGGCAAGTCATTAAAAAATTTTCCTCAACTGCCCCAACCACCGGAGAACTATCTCAACCATGGAACTAATAATCTGATTCTAGAAGAAACCAACTACAATATTACTGAAATGGAAAGAGAGAACCAGAAATTGCTGTCTACCATGAATGAGGAACAATTGAACGTGTACAATGCAATTTTAGATTCTGTGGGGAAGAATGAAGGTGGTCTTTATTTTGTTCATGGCAGCGGCGGTTGTGGCAAGACCTTCCTTTGGAGAACTTTGATTTCCAAGTTAAGGTCACAAGGTGACATTGTTCTTCCAGTTGCTTCTTCGGGGATTGCTGCCACACTTATGCCAGGAGGTCGAACTGCGCATTCGAGGTTTAAGATACCTATTGTGCTTGACGAATTATCTGTTTGTGCTATAGGAAATAAATCAGACATTGCGGAGTTGATTAGGCATACAAAACTTATTATCTGGGATGAGGCTCCGATGCAACACAGGTTTGCTTTTGAATGTTTTGACCGCTCACTCAGAGATATTATGAAGTCGTCTGACCCAGCGCGCGCAGCTCTACCTTTTGGAGGAATCACAGTAGTACTTGGAGGAGATTTTAGGCAAATTCTTCCAGTTATACCTCATGGAGACAGGGCTGAGATATTGGGAGCGTGTATAACCAGGTCAAGACTTTGGAATATCTGTAAAATCTTCATTCTAAAAAGAAACATGCGACTCAATAAAGGGACGTCTCAgtctgaaattgatgaagtcaATGAATTTGCCAAATGGGTGCTTCAAGTAGGAGATGGAAATGTGGAAGGTGGTGAGGAAGCTGAAAAAACTTTTAAGGAGGATGGTATTCAGGTGCCTATGAAATTTTGTGATTTGGAAAATGACAACTCTGTCGAGAACATGATTCGCAGCATATATCCAGATTTTGTTGAGAattcaagcaatgcaaagtATTTGAGTGATAGGGCCATTTTGACTCCTACTAACCAAACTGTTGGTCACCTAAATTCTCTCATTGTGGATATGATACCTGGCGACGCAGTGACTTATTATAGTGTTGATAATGCAGAAGATTTTGCTGGCACAGAGGATGATTTACAGTCTGCATTTCCTATTGAGTATCTGAATTCTCTTAGCATTCCAGGTATGCCTGCTCATGATTTGAAGTTGAAGGTTGGTGTAGTTGTCATGCTGATGAGGAATTTGAATCAAACACTTGGACTTTGCAATGGAACTAGAATGATTGTGACCAAGTGTTTGAAATATTGCGTAGAGTGTGAAGTGATATCTGGCACCTTCATCGGAACAAGGCACTTTATTCCTAGAATGGAGTTATGTCCAAGTGATTCTGTACTCCCTTTCAAGCTGGTAAGGAAGCAAATGCCCCTGCAAATTTGCTATGCTATGACCATAAACAAATCTCAGGGACAATCTTTAAAAACAGTTGGTCTATTTCTCCCAAAACCTGTCTTCACACATGATCAGTTCTATGTTGCTATTAGCCGTGTGACATCTCCTGGAGGTTTAAAGATTTTTATTGATGACGACCGTGGTTTTCCAACTAATATTACCCAAAATGTAGTGTACAAAGAAGTTTTCTATGCGCTGCCTAGGTAG